From Primulina tabacum isolate GXHZ01 chromosome 2, ASM2559414v2, whole genome shotgun sequence, one genomic window encodes:
- the LOC142536805 gene encoding putative UDP-arabinose 4-epimerase 3 isoform X3, which produces MERSGGGNFNDSSKASASSVSEGALFDASQYPFLGKDTVDELELGSLKDEVECVHEIGGAFGGEEELHEYHLFDKDEVKSNKVVSGPRHPGIVGARGSGSEPFSREMFLGMDYIEKQRTSNLTRKIIFVAGITALFLFMLNRSPVTSSSTKFSQHEQGVIHVLVTGGAGYIGSHAALRLLKDSYRVSLVDNLSRGNIGAVKILQELYPEPGRLQFIYADLGDATAVNKIFSENAFDAVMHFAAVAYVGESTAEPLRYYHNITSNTLLILKAMATHGVKTLIYSSTCATYGEPKEMPIIETTPQVPINPYGKAKKMAEDIILDFSKTSNMAVMILRYFNVIGSDPEGRLGESPRPELREQGRISGACFDAARGIIPGLKIRGTDYNTTDGTCVRDYIDVTDLIDAHVKALAHAVPRKVGVYNVGTGKGSSVKEFVEACKKATGVDIKVDYLSRRPGDYAEVYSDPSKIKNELNWTAKYTNLEQSLSVAWRWQKAHRNGYDNNNYF; this is translated from the exons ATGGAGAGATCGGGTGGCGGAAACTTCAATGACTCCAGCAAGGCCTCCGCCAGTTCTGTTTCTG AAGGAGCTCTATTCGATGCATCCCAGTACCCGTTTTTGGGGAAAGATACAGTGGATGAATTGGAGTTAGGGAGCCTCAAAGATGAGGTAGAATGTGTTCATGAAATTGGAGGTGCATTCGGTGGCGAAGAAGAGTTACATGAGTATCATTTGTTTGACAAAGATGAGGTCAAG TCAAATAAAGTTGTTTCTGGACCAAGACATCCTGGAATAGTTGGTGCCCGCGGATCTGGATCTGAACCTTTCTCCAGGGAGA TGTTCCTAGGAATGGATTACATAGAGAAGCAGCGCACGAGCAACCTCACAAGGAAAATTATCTTTGTTGCTGGAATCACTGCGCTTTTTCTTTTCATGCTTAATCGATCACCTGTTACAAGTAGCTCAACCAAG TTCTCTCAGCACGAGCAAGGTGTAATCCATGTCTTGGTGACTGGTGGTGCAGGCTATATAGGTTCTCATGCTGCTCTTCGACTTCTTAAGGATTCGTATCGTGTATCCCTTGTG GACAACCTTTCTCGTGGCAACATTGGAGCCGTTAAAATCCTCCAAGAACTTTATCCAGAACCAGGGAGACTTCAGTTTATATATGCTGATCTTGGAGATGCAACGGCT gtaaacaaaatattttcagagAATGCATTTGATGCTGTTATGCATTTTGCTGCTGTTGCTTACGTCGGTGAAAGTACAGCTGAACCTCTAAG atattatcataatattacATCAAATACGTTGCTGATTCTGAAGGCAATGGCTACACATGGTGTAAAAACTTTGATATATTCAAGTACTTGTGCAACATATGGAGAGCCTAAGGAGATGCCAATAATAGAAACCACTCCTCAA GTACCTATTAATCCATATGGAAAAGCCAAGAAAATGGCAGAAGATATTATACTGGACTTCTCGAAGACATCAAACATGGCTGTCATGATCTTAAG GTACTTCAATGTCATTGGCTCAGACCCTGAGGGACGTCTGGGAGAATCTCCACGACCAGAATTGCGAGAACAAGGAAGAATATCGGGTGCTTGTTTCGATGCAGCAAGAGGAATCATTCCAGGGTTAAAG ATAAGAGGAACCGATTATAACACGACTGATGGAACTTGTGTGAGAGACTACATTGATGTCACAGATTTGATAGACGCACATGTGAAAGCTTTAGCTCACGCCGTACCCAGAAAAGTTGGTGTCTACAATGTTGGAACAGGGAAAG GTAGTTCGGTTAAAGAATTCGTGGAAGCATGTAAAAAGGCGACTGGCGTGGATATAAAGGTGGATTACCTAAGCCGACGGCCAGGGGATTATGCAGAAGTTTATAGTGATCCTTCCAAGATTAAGAATGAGCTTAACTGGACAGCCAAATATACAAATCTTGAACAAAGTTTGAGTGTGGCATGGAGATGGCAGAAGGCACACAGAAATggttatgataataataattatttttag
- the LOC142536805 gene encoding protein PAT1 homolog 2-like isoform X1 — translation MERSGGGNFNDSSKASASSVSEGALFDASQYPFLGKDTVDELELGSLKDEVECVHEIGGAFGGEEELHEYHLFDKDEVKSNKVVSGPRHPGIVGARGSGSEPFSRESPSATEWAPELDFPDRLDRHMPDTECHEETKRWSLQPYLSTMLLPEHKPLYRISSYPRQQQQQQQLQRFSSEPILVTNLSYTSFSPPGSQQASLYNSRHRSLSSLSGGSQPKFSTPNNPPPSSFTQNLPCLPLGFHYNTHGLLPAQVLPSQQQQQLLHLSFQPSVAHMFVLQSDIYHTFPSPSHFSQYGYYDKRESKHKSAQKGRHSVLFSQGYDSSSRRGDSDLPLFKSKHMTVEEIESILRTQHADTHGNDDPYVNDYYHQACLAKNAAETKSKCRFHPSHQKEQSSRSHNSTDSQPHLHVDALGRVCFSSIHRPRPVLDVDPPLSACGDGSAEQKLTVRPLEQEPMFAARVTIEDGLCLLLFVDDIDRLLKFTQPQDGGIQLRRKRHMLLEGLAASLQLVDPFGKSSTSVGFSDKDDIVFLQLVSLPKGRKLISRFLQLLLPGSELVRIVCMAIFRHLRFLYGVLPPDPEAADSIIDLAKTVSVCVGGMDLNSLSACLAAVVCSSEQPPLRPVRSPAGDGASVILKSVLERAAHLLKDPQSAMNFSIPNSALWRASFDAFFGLLTKYCISKYDSIVRSLTTLSLPNSEVARVVSREMPMELFRASLPHTDENRKNILMKFAQRAIPVSRSSNHGGSGGQKNPESVRG, via the exons ATGGAGAGATCGGGTGGCGGAAACTTCAATGACTCCAGCAAGGCCTCCGCCAGTTCTGTTTCTG AAGGAGCTCTATTCGATGCATCCCAGTACCCGTTTTTGGGGAAAGATACAGTGGATGAATTGGAGTTAGGGAGCCTCAAAGATGAGGTAGAATGTGTTCATGAAATTGGAGGTGCATTCGGTGGCGAAGAAGAGTTACATGAGTATCATTTGTTTGACAAAGATGAGGTCAAG TCAAATAAAGTTGTTTCTGGACCAAGACATCCTGGAATAGTTGGTGCCCGCGGATCTGGATCTGAACCTTTCTCCAGGGAGA GTCCATCAGCCACGGAATGGGCACCAGAATTGGATTTTCCTGATCGGCTTGACCGTCATATGCCTGACACAGAATGTCACGAGGAAACAAAGAGATGGTCATTGCAGCCCTATCTTTCTACGATGCTTCTTCCAGAACATAAACCATTATACAGAATATCGTCATACCCTCGgcagcaacagcagcagcagcagttgcaACGTTTTTCTAGTGAGCCTATTTTAGTCACAAACTTGTCGTACACTTCCTTCTCTCCACCAGGATCTCAGCAAGCTTCGTTATATAATTCACGTCATCGTTCATTGTCATCTCTTTCTGGTGGATCCCAGCCAAAGTTCTCTACACCAAACAACCCTCCACCATCTAGCTTTACTCAAAATTTACCTTGCTTGCCTCTTGGATTCCATTATAACACACATGGGTTATTACCGGCACAGGTGTTACCCtcccagcagcagcagcagctgcTGCATCTTTCATTTCAACCATCTGTAGCCCACATGTTTGTATTGCAGTCTGATATATACCACACATTTCCTTCACCATCACACTTCAGTCAATATGGATACTACGATAAAAGAGAGTCCAAACATAAATCAGCGCAGAAGGGTAGACATTCAGTGCTATTCTCTCAAGGGTATGATTCTAGCAGCCGTAGGGGTGACAGTGATTTGCCACTGTTCAAATCGAAGCACATGACCGTTGAAGAAATAGAGAGCATTTTGAGAACACAGCATGCTGACACCCATGGCAACGATGACCCATACGTGAACGATTATTATCACCAAGCCTGTCTTGCAAAAAATGCGGCTGAAACAAAGTCAAAATGTCGTTTTCACCCTTCCCACCAAAAAGAACAATCTTCCCGATCCCATAATAGTACTGATTCACAGCCTCATCTCCATGTTGATGCACTTGGAAGGGTTTGCTTTTCGTCGATTCATAGACCTCGCCCTGTTCTTGACGTTGACCCTCCACTCTCTGCTTGTGGAGATGGTAGTGCTGAGCAGAAATTGACTGTGAGGCCTTTGGAACAGGAACCAATGTTTGCTGCGAGGGTTACAATTGAGGATGGTTTATGCCTTCTTTTGTTTGTAGATGACATTGACCGGCTCTTAAAGTTCACCCAACCCCAAGATGGGGGGATCCAGCTTAGGCGGAAGCGCCATATGCTGTTAGAAGGATTAGCTGCCTCTCTTCAGCTGGTTGACCCATTTGGGAAAAGCAGTACCTCTGTTGGATTTTCCGACAAGGATGATATTGTGTTCCTGCAATTAGTTTCTCTTCCCAAGGGCCGTAAACTTATATCAAGGTTTCTTCAGCTTCTTTTACCTGGCAGTGAGCTTGTACGAATAGTTTGCATGGCCATCTTCCGCCATTTAAGATTTCTTTATGGGGTTCTCCCCCCGGATCCGGAAGCTGCTGATTCCATTATTGATCTTGCCAAAACTGTCTCTGTGTGTGTTGGTGGTATGGATCTTAATTCACTCAGTGCTTGTCTTGCTGCTGTTGTTTGTTCCTCTGAACAGCCGCCTCTTCGTCCAGTAAGGAGCCCTGCAGGAGATGGTGCCTCAGTCATCTTGAAATCTGTTTTAGAAAGAGCAGCACACTTATTAAAAGATCCTCAGTCTGCAATGAACTTTAGCATACCAAATTCCGCCCTTTGGAGGGCTTCATTTGATGCGTTTTTCGGTCTCCTGACTAAGTACTGTATCAGCAAGTATGATAGTATAGTACGATCGTTAACCACTCTAAGCCTGCCAAATTCGGAGGTTGCTAGAGTTGTAAGCAGGGAGATGCCCATGGAACTCTTTCGAGCCAGCCTCCCACACACTGATGAGAATCGGAAGAATATATTAATGAAATTCGCACAGCGAGCCATACCTGTGAGTAGATCCAGCAATCATGGTGGAAGTGGTGGACAAAAAAATCCTGAATCAGTGAGAGGTTAG
- the LOC142536805 gene encoding protein PAT1 homolog 2-like isoform X2 encodes MPDTECHEETKRWSLQPYLSTMLLPEHKPLYRISSYPRQQQQQQQLQRFSSEPILVTNLSYTSFSPPGSQQASLYNSRHRSLSSLSGGSQPKFSTPNNPPPSSFTQNLPCLPLGFHYNTHGLLPAQVLPSQQQQQLLHLSFQPSVAHMFVLQSDIYHTFPSPSHFSQYGYYDKRESKHKSAQKGRHSVLFSQGYDSSSRRGDSDLPLFKSKHMTVEEIESILRTQHADTHGNDDPYVNDYYHQACLAKNAAETKSKCRFHPSHQKEQSSRSHNSTDSQPHLHVDALGRVCFSSIHRPRPVLDVDPPLSACGDGSAEQKLTVRPLEQEPMFAARVTIEDGLCLLLFVDDIDRLLKFTQPQDGGIQLRRKRHMLLEGLAASLQLVDPFGKSSTSVGFSDKDDIVFLQLVSLPKGRKLISRFLQLLLPGSELVRIVCMAIFRHLRFLYGVLPPDPEAADSIIDLAKTVSVCVGGMDLNSLSACLAAVVCSSEQPPLRPVRSPAGDGASVILKSVLERAAHLLKDPQSAMNFSIPNSALWRASFDAFFGLLTKYCISKYDSIVRSLTTLSLPNSEVARVVSREMPMELFRASLPHTDENRKNILMKFAQRAIPVSRSSNHGGSGGQKNPESVRG; translated from the coding sequence ATGCCTGACACAGAATGTCACGAGGAAACAAAGAGATGGTCATTGCAGCCCTATCTTTCTACGATGCTTCTTCCAGAACATAAACCATTATACAGAATATCGTCATACCCTCGgcagcaacagcagcagcagcagttgcaACGTTTTTCTAGTGAGCCTATTTTAGTCACAAACTTGTCGTACACTTCCTTCTCTCCACCAGGATCTCAGCAAGCTTCGTTATATAATTCACGTCATCGTTCATTGTCATCTCTTTCTGGTGGATCCCAGCCAAAGTTCTCTACACCAAACAACCCTCCACCATCTAGCTTTACTCAAAATTTACCTTGCTTGCCTCTTGGATTCCATTATAACACACATGGGTTATTACCGGCACAGGTGTTACCCtcccagcagcagcagcagctgcTGCATCTTTCATTTCAACCATCTGTAGCCCACATGTTTGTATTGCAGTCTGATATATACCACACATTTCCTTCACCATCACACTTCAGTCAATATGGATACTACGATAAAAGAGAGTCCAAACATAAATCAGCGCAGAAGGGTAGACATTCAGTGCTATTCTCTCAAGGGTATGATTCTAGCAGCCGTAGGGGTGACAGTGATTTGCCACTGTTCAAATCGAAGCACATGACCGTTGAAGAAATAGAGAGCATTTTGAGAACACAGCATGCTGACACCCATGGCAACGATGACCCATACGTGAACGATTATTATCACCAAGCCTGTCTTGCAAAAAATGCGGCTGAAACAAAGTCAAAATGTCGTTTTCACCCTTCCCACCAAAAAGAACAATCTTCCCGATCCCATAATAGTACTGATTCACAGCCTCATCTCCATGTTGATGCACTTGGAAGGGTTTGCTTTTCGTCGATTCATAGACCTCGCCCTGTTCTTGACGTTGACCCTCCACTCTCTGCTTGTGGAGATGGTAGTGCTGAGCAGAAATTGACTGTGAGGCCTTTGGAACAGGAACCAATGTTTGCTGCGAGGGTTACAATTGAGGATGGTTTATGCCTTCTTTTGTTTGTAGATGACATTGACCGGCTCTTAAAGTTCACCCAACCCCAAGATGGGGGGATCCAGCTTAGGCGGAAGCGCCATATGCTGTTAGAAGGATTAGCTGCCTCTCTTCAGCTGGTTGACCCATTTGGGAAAAGCAGTACCTCTGTTGGATTTTCCGACAAGGATGATATTGTGTTCCTGCAATTAGTTTCTCTTCCCAAGGGCCGTAAACTTATATCAAGGTTTCTTCAGCTTCTTTTACCTGGCAGTGAGCTTGTACGAATAGTTTGCATGGCCATCTTCCGCCATTTAAGATTTCTTTATGGGGTTCTCCCCCCGGATCCGGAAGCTGCTGATTCCATTATTGATCTTGCCAAAACTGTCTCTGTGTGTGTTGGTGGTATGGATCTTAATTCACTCAGTGCTTGTCTTGCTGCTGTTGTTTGTTCCTCTGAACAGCCGCCTCTTCGTCCAGTAAGGAGCCCTGCAGGAGATGGTGCCTCAGTCATCTTGAAATCTGTTTTAGAAAGAGCAGCACACTTATTAAAAGATCCTCAGTCTGCAATGAACTTTAGCATACCAAATTCCGCCCTTTGGAGGGCTTCATTTGATGCGTTTTTCGGTCTCCTGACTAAGTACTGTATCAGCAAGTATGATAGTATAGTACGATCGTTAACCACTCTAAGCCTGCCAAATTCGGAGGTTGCTAGAGTTGTAAGCAGGGAGATGCCCATGGAACTCTTTCGAGCCAGCCTCCCACACACTGATGAGAATCGGAAGAATATATTAATGAAATTCGCACAGCGAGCCATACCTGTGAGTAGATCCAGCAATCATGGTGGAAGTGGTGGACAAAAAAATCCTGAATCAGTGAGAGGTTAG
- the LOC142536805 gene encoding UDP-arabinose 4-epimerase 1-like isoform X4: MDYIEKQRTSNLTRKIIFVAGITALFLFMLNRSPVTSSSTKFSQHEQGVIHVLVTGGAGYIGSHAALRLLKDSYRVSLVDNLSRGNIGAVKILQELYPEPGRLQFIYADLGDATAVNKIFSENAFDAVMHFAAVAYVGESTAEPLRYYHNITSNTLLILKAMATHGVKTLIYSSTCATYGEPKEMPIIETTPQVPINPYGKAKKMAEDIILDFSKTSNMAVMILRYFNVIGSDPEGRLGESPRPELREQGRISGACFDAARGIIPGLKIRGTDYNTTDGTCVRDYIDVTDLIDAHVKALAHAVPRKVGVYNVGTGKGSSVKEFVEACKKATGVDIKVDYLSRRPGDYAEVYSDPSKIKNELNWTAKYTNLEQSLSVAWRWQKAHRNGYDNNNYF; the protein is encoded by the exons ATGGATTACATAGAGAAGCAGCGCACGAGCAACCTCACAAGGAAAATTATCTTTGTTGCTGGAATCACTGCGCTTTTTCTTTTCATGCTTAATCGATCACCTGTTACAAGTAGCTCAACCAAG TTCTCTCAGCACGAGCAAGGTGTAATCCATGTCTTGGTGACTGGTGGTGCAGGCTATATAGGTTCTCATGCTGCTCTTCGACTTCTTAAGGATTCGTATCGTGTATCCCTTGTG GACAACCTTTCTCGTGGCAACATTGGAGCCGTTAAAATCCTCCAAGAACTTTATCCAGAACCAGGGAGACTTCAGTTTATATATGCTGATCTTGGAGATGCAACGGCT gtaaacaaaatattttcagagAATGCATTTGATGCTGTTATGCATTTTGCTGCTGTTGCTTACGTCGGTGAAAGTACAGCTGAACCTCTAAG atattatcataatattacATCAAATACGTTGCTGATTCTGAAGGCAATGGCTACACATGGTGTAAAAACTTTGATATATTCAAGTACTTGTGCAACATATGGAGAGCCTAAGGAGATGCCAATAATAGAAACCACTCCTCAA GTACCTATTAATCCATATGGAAAAGCCAAGAAAATGGCAGAAGATATTATACTGGACTTCTCGAAGACATCAAACATGGCTGTCATGATCTTAAG GTACTTCAATGTCATTGGCTCAGACCCTGAGGGACGTCTGGGAGAATCTCCACGACCAGAATTGCGAGAACAAGGAAGAATATCGGGTGCTTGTTTCGATGCAGCAAGAGGAATCATTCCAGGGTTAAAG ATAAGAGGAACCGATTATAACACGACTGATGGAACTTGTGTGAGAGACTACATTGATGTCACAGATTTGATAGACGCACATGTGAAAGCTTTAGCTCACGCCGTACCCAGAAAAGTTGGTGTCTACAATGTTGGAACAGGGAAAG GTAGTTCGGTTAAAGAATTCGTGGAAGCATGTAAAAAGGCGACTGGCGTGGATATAAAGGTGGATTACCTAAGCCGACGGCCAGGGGATTATGCAGAAGTTTATAGTGATCCTTCCAAGATTAAGAATGAGCTTAACTGGACAGCCAAATATACAAATCTTGAACAAAGTTTGAGTGTGGCATGGAGATGGCAGAAGGCACACAGAAATggttatgataataataattatttttag
- the LOC142536804 gene encoding heat shock 70 kDa protein 17-like has translation MEIASYFRVLLFVSILLLNSILSESAVASIDLGSESLKVAVVNLKPGQAPISVAINEMSKRKTPNLISFHAGSRLIGEESLNLQARYPNKVYSHLPLLLAKPYNFTRDFLRSLYLSCEIKPDANRDVAVFQTDGAGEFANFTAEEMVAMILKYAVGLAETQARTTIKDVVITVPPYMGVAERTSLVTAADLAGINVLALMNEYSGAALQYGIDKDFSNGSRQVLFYDMGASSTYAALVEFSAYNAKEFGKTVSINQFQVKDVKWDEKLGGQHMELRLVEYLADEFNKQLGNGFDVRNSPKAMAKLKKQVKRTKEILSANLMAPVSVESLYDDLDFRSTITREKFEELCEDIWEKALVPVKKVLNYSGLKVDDLYAVELIGGATRVPKLQAKLQEFLGRKELSKHLDADEAIVLGASLHAANLSDGIKLNRKLGMIDGSIYGFVLELDGDGLLKDETTRQLIVPRMKKLPSKMFRSVVHNKDFEVSLAYESEDMMPPGTPSLTFAQYDVLGLTDASEKYSTRNLSSPIKASLHFSLSRSGIFTLDRADAVIEITEWVEVPRKNLTLDNSTSATVNITDAGSKNASEDSSDKLEMNNGVSNNSDSSVDNSNTLDLGTEKKLKKRTFRVALKVIEKTKGAGMPLSKESLALAKHKLEALDKKDAERKRTAELKNNLEGYIYSTKDKLESEEFVKISSDEERQSFLEKLAEVEDWLYMDGEDASANEFKERLDMLKAIGDPIYFRYNEITARPAASEHALKYLTELQQVVQGWEKNKSWLPRERIDEVIREAEKLKNWLDDKEAEQRKTSVFGTPAFTSEELYSKVFDLQDKVGSVNRIPKPKPIEKPTKIETPSSTDKANATDSASEETTASNTQATGDSDTGGDDKAESEPAAHDEL, from the exons ATGGAGATCGCGAGTTATTTTCGCGTGTTGCTCTTCGTATCGATCTTGTTATTGAATTCGATTCTATCTGAATCGGCGGTGGCGAGCATAGATCTCGGGTCGGAATCGCTGAAAGTTGCCGTCGTCAATCTCAAACCGGGCCAAGCTCCGATCTCTGTCGCTATTAATGAAATGTCGAAGCGAAAGACCCCAAATCTTATCTCTTTCCACGCAGGTTCGAGGTTAATCGGTGAGGAATCGCTTAACCTTCAAGCTCGTTACCCCAACAAAGTGTATTCTCATCTACCCTTACTACTCGCCAAACCGTACAATTTTACTCGAGATTTTCTTCGATCACTCTATCTGAGTTGCGAAATCAAGCCGGATGCAAATAGGGATGTGGCGGTTTTTCAGACAGATGGCGCTGGGGAGTTTGCAAATTTCACGGCGGAGGAGATGGTTGCGATGATTTTGAAGTATGCAGTGGGATTGGCGGAGACGCAAGCGAGGACGACCATCAAGGACGTGGTGATCACTGTGCCGCCATACATGGGGGTGGCGGAGAGAACGAGTTTAGTGACGGCGGCTGACTTGGCTGGGATAAATGTTCTAGCTTTAATGAACGAGTATTCTGGTGCTGCATTGCAATATGGGATTGATAAGGATTTTTCGAATGGGTCGAGGCAAGTGTTGTTTTATGACATGGGCGCCAGCAGTACTTATGCTGCGTTGGTGGAATTCTCCGCTTATAATGCTAAGGAATTCGGCAAGACTGTATCCATCAATCAATTTCAG GTGAAGGATGTCAAATGGGACGAAAAACTTGGTGGTCAGCACATGGAACTGAGGTTGGTGGAGTATTTGGCtgatgaattcaacaaacagcTTGGAAATGGATTTGACGTTAGAAACTCTCCTAAGGCAATGGCCAAATTGAAGAAACAAGTTAAGCGGACAAAAGAAATTTTAAGTGCTAATCTGATGGCTCCAGTTTCTGTAGAATCCCTTTATGATGATCTGGACTTTAG GAGCACAATAACCCGTGAGAAGTTTGAAGAGCTTTGTGAAGATATTTGGGAAAAAGCCCTTGTCCCTGTTAAAAAAGTTCTCAACTATTCAGGACTGAAGGTAGATGATCTTTATGCAGTGGAGTTGATTGGAGGTGCCACTCGAGTGCCAAAGTTGCAG GCCAAACTTCAGGAATTTCTTGGTAGGAAAGAGTTGAGCAAGCATCTTGATGCTGATGAAGCTATTGTTCTGGGTGCCTCATTGCATGCTGCAAATTTAAGTGATGGAATCAAGTTAAACCGCAAGCTAGGAATGATTGATGGTTCTATTTATGGATTTGTGCTTGAGTTGGATGGTGATGGTCTTTTGAAAGATGAAACCACCCGGCAGCTGATCGTACCAAGAATGAAGAAGTTACCTAGTAAA ATGTTCAGGTCTGTTGTTCACAACAAAGATTTTGAAGTTTCACTTGCATATGAAAGTGAAGATATGATGCCACCTGGCACACCCTCTTTGACGTTTGCACAATATGATGTCCTAGGTCTCACAGATGCCAGTGAGAA GTATTCAACACGGAACCTTTCCTCCCCAATTAAAGCCAGTTTACACTTCTCTCTCAGTAGAAGTGGTATATTTACCTTGGATCGAGCAGATGCTGTAATTGAAATAACTGAATGGGTAGAAGTTCCACGCAAGAATCTCACATTGGACAACTCGACATCTGCTACTGTCAACATTACAGATGCTGGTTCTAAGAATGCTTCGGAGGATAGCAGTGATAAGTTGGAAATGAATAATGGTGTCAGTAACAATTCAGATTCGAGTGTTGACAATTCTAACACGTTGGATCTGGGCACTGAAAAGAAGCTGAAGAAGAGAACTTTTCGTGTTGCTCTTAAg GTTATTGAGAAGACAAAAGGGGCTGGAATGCCTCTCTCAAAAGAATCTTTGGCTCTGGCTAAGCACAAGTTAGAAGCTTTGGACAAGAAGGATGCTGAAAGGAAAAGAACTGCTGAATTGAAAAACAACTTGGAAGGATACATTTATTCTACTAAAGATAAG CTTGAATCTGAGGAGTTTGTGAAAATATCTTCAGATGAAGAGCGACAGTCCTTCTTGGAGAAACTAGCTGag GTGGAAGATTGGTTGTATATGGATGGCGAAGATGCTTCTGCAAATGAATTTAAAGAACGCCTAGACATGTTGAAAGCTATTGGCGACCCCATATACTTTAG gtatAATGAGATTACGGCACGACCTGCTGCCTCAGAACATGCACTGAAGTATCTTACTGAGCTGCAACAG GTCGTGCAGGGATGGGAAAAAAACAAATCCTGGCTACCAAGAGAGAGAATAGATGAG GTTATACGAGAAGCTGAGAAGTTaaagaattggttagatgacaagGAGGCTGAACAGAGGAA GACTTCCGTATTTGGAACACCCGCTTTTACATCCGAAGAATTGTATTCAAAGGTTTTTGATCTACAGGACAAG GTTGGAAGTGTCAACAGAATTCCCAAGCCAAAGCCAATTGAGAAACCTACGAAGATAGAAACCCCAAGTTCTACTGATAAAGCAAATGCCACAGACTCGGCATCTGAAGAGACAACCGCTTCAAATACCCAAGCAACAGGAGATTCAGACACTGGGGGTGATGACAAAGCAGAGTCTGAGCCCGCGGCACATGATGAGTTGTAA